A single Danio rerio strain Tuebingen ecotype United States chromosome 17, GRCz12tu, whole genome shotgun sequence DNA region contains:
- the degs2 gene encoding sphingolipid delta(4)-desaturase/C4-monooxygenase DES2 codes for MGKAAGRWDFEWVYNEQPHTWRRKEILAKYPEIKSLMGHDPQLKWVVSGMVLTQLLACYMVHELSWKWVLFWAYAFGGCINHSLTLAIHDISHNVAFGTKRARWNRWFAMFANLPIGLPYSASFKKYHIDHHRYLGGDGLDVDIPTDLEGWFFCTPARKVLWLFLQPLFYALRPLIVNPKPVTRLEMLNAAVQFVVDIIIYYFWGLKPIVYLISGSILCMGLHPISGHFIAEHYMFTKGHETYSYYGPLNLITFNVGYHMEHHDFPSIPGSKLPEVKRIAAEYYDSLPQHTSWMRVLWDFVFDDSIGPYARIKRQYTLGKKE; via the exons ATGGGCAAAGCAGCAGGACGCTGGGACTTTGAATGGGTGTATAATGAACAACCGCACACGTGGAGAAGAAAAGAAATATTGG CTAAGTATCCTGAAATCAAGTCTTTGATGGGTCATGACCCACAGCTGAAATGGGTGGTGTCAGGAATGGTACTCACTCAGCTCCTGGCGTGCTACATGGTCCATGAGCTCTCCTGGAAGTGGGTGTTGTTTTGGGCATATGCGTTTGGTGGTTGCATCAACCACTCTTTGACCTTAGCCATCCATGACATTTCTCACAATGTGGCCTTCGGCACAAAGAGGGCACGCTGGAACCGCTGGTTTGCCATGTTTGCCAATCTCCCCATTGGCCTGCCATATTCCGCATCCTTCAAGAAGTACCACATCGACCACCATCGCTATCTGGGTGGAGATGGCTTGGATGTGGATATTCCTACTGACCTCGAGGGCTGGTTCTTCTGCACTCCGGCCAGGAAGGTGCTCTGGCTGTTCCTCCAGCCTTTGTTCTATGCGCTCCGGCCACTGATCGTCAACCCAAAGCCCGTGACCAGGTTGGAGATGCTGAATGCAGCTGTACAGTTTGTGGTAGACATCATCATCTACTATTtttggggtctgaagcccatagtcTATCTCATCTCTGGCTCTATACTGTGCATGGGCCTGCATCCAATCTCTGGACACTTCATTGCTGAGCACTACATGTTTACGAAAGGTCATGAAACGTACTCTTATTACGGCCCACTCAACTTGATAACCTTCAATGTGGGATACCATATGGAGCATCACGACTTTCCCAGCATTCCTGGAAGCAAATTACCTGAG GTGAAGAGGATTGCAGCAGAGTACTATGACTCACTCCCTCAACACACGTCCTGGATGCGAGTTCTGTGGGACTTTGTATTTGATGACTCCATCGGCCCCTACGCCCGAATTAAGAGACAATACACACTTGGCAAAAAGGAATAA